Within Sorghum bicolor cultivar BTx623 chromosome 2, Sorghum_bicolor_NCBIv3, whole genome shotgun sequence, the genomic segment CTTTCGCAAAAGTCTGTTTTTCATCCCTGAACTTCAAAATCGGctaaaatacatccctcaatttttaaaaccatgcatattacgtccctgacatgttatgagcggttttgaaggcagttttgtcttttttatttttatttattttggctgaatatttgtaaaattatagtaaatcacataaaattcataaaatattaaatctgattttgttggactccaaataagtagatctacatagtgaacgTATAATATAGTACactttagtacaaattttttattgtagctttagatctgtgtttttctataattaattagaataattcatagctatagtttgtatggtacacttgtggtgaatttttatgttggactaattattatatgtgtaaactatggtaaaaatttcatactcattaggtcttgtataacttagttatagatttattataatttaacaagcataaacctaaataaatctataactaagtaatacgtGATTCAGTGAGTATACAATTTGtactataactcaaacatagaataattagctcaccatataaatttcatcacaattggaccatagaaaatgtagctataattagtctaattaattatagaaaaaacatagatctaaagatgcatcaaaaaattttgtactagaatatactatattatatattcaatgtgtagatctactgatttgaagtccaacaaaattgagttttttattttatgatttttatgtgatttactgttattttttcaaaaaattcagccaaaataaataaaaagaaaaaggtaaaaccgctttcaaaaccaggtCAAGGATGTAATATGCACAGTTCAAAAGTTGAAGGATGTGTTTTGTCCGGTTTTAAAGTTTAGAGATAAAAATCAGACTTTTGTGAAAGTTGAGAGACttaaagtagactttttccccTATTAAACTATGAGTTCACTGATTTATTTTTAAAGAAAAATGCTCATACAATACAAAAGCATGAACATATTTTTGACGGATTCAGGTGTGCTACATAACTTGTTATTACATacaggccttatttagatccgaaaagtttttagattttaacactatagcattttcgtttttatttgataaatattgtttaatcatgaagtaattagacttaaaagattcatcttacgatttagtaaactgtacaattagtttttatttttatctatatttaatacttcatgtatgtgccgcaaggttaaatatgatagagaatcttgaaaagtttttaatttttagagtgatctaaacaaggccactgtCGTGAGTGCGAGGTCTGTATTTGACTGAGCTCTGACTTTAGTTACTGCAGAGTGCATGCACACAGTGACACAGACACAAGAGGCACCTGGCTGACCAGCGAGGTCAGTGTGCTGTGGTGGCGTGAGGCTGCTGCTGGGCCCCACCCCCCACGTGCCAGACTGCCAGGTCAGGTCATTACGCGGCTATCAGATAAATCACGTGCTACCCAATCCTGCGCACATGGAGTGGCGCCTTTCTTCCTCCCCCTtgtttttgttttaaaagaTCAATATAATGTGCGTCTTGTTCCTTGTTTCAACAATTTGCAaacataaaagaaaagaaaacaaagcaaAACATATATGCAGTCCTCTTTTGCttgttgatggatcaaaatccaaaaaaaaaaaaagcgtcATTACATTCCATTTTGCTTACTTGCTTGCTTTTGCATTCAAACATCACACGTTCACACTTGTGAAGCACCATTCACATTCAGCTTACAATTTAAATTTAAGCAAACCTAAGAGACAAATCAAATATTGtccccccaccccaccccaccaaAAAAAAGAACGAAAGACTTGAACGCAAAACAAAATCGATGGACCATCAGCTAGCGCCTGGCAGAGAGAAATGTACAGGCCATTCCATTTCCATCCAAATCCAATCAAAGAGCTGAGCTAGGGCGGAGCAATCGATGGCGCCGCCGTCGGAGCCGAAGACGACGAGGCGAGGTCCTGCGTTAGCTGGCCCATGGCGCGCACCTGCATCTCCAGCGCGGCGATGTAGTCGGACACCTCGGCCAGGAGCGCGGGCAACGACAGGCTCTGACACCCGGGCACCAGCCGCCCCAGCACCTTCGCCCTGCCAGCCAGCCCACCCGGCGCCCGCTGCTCGCTGTCGCCaccctgctgctgccgccgacggggcctcggcggcggcggtcggCGCGCGCGGAGGCACTGGAGCGCCCGGCACCGCCGGCTGCGTGCCAGGATGGTGCGGCTCCAGCGCGAGCGGCCCCGCGCCGCCACGGCCAGCGCGCGGTAGGCCGCGTCGCGCACCGCCGGGGCGGAGGCGGAGCAGGTGCTGGGTGTGCCGGTGCCGCCGCCGCGCACGAGGCGCAGCGCCTGGAGGAGCTTGGAGGAGTAGGCCTGCTGCGCGCGCGGCGTCCGCCACATGAACGACGGGCCCTGCTGGTGGTCGCCGCCGTCGGATGCGCATGCGCCCGACGATCCCCTCTTGCGTTTGCCGCGGGCTCCCTCGTCGTCAGCGGAGGAGGAGGGCATGGTGGCCggcggtgtgtgtgtgtggtgtgCAGTGTGCTTTGGTTGGTTGCGGACGTGGGAGGCGCGCGGAAGGAACGCCACGGAGGGAAATATATAAAGAGAcggagggcttgtttagtttctcaaaTTACACAGTTCGTCTATAATTTATAAGATTAATTTTTTTAAGActtattagttcatgattaaataataattgtcaaatacaaacaaaagtgttacagtaacattttacaaaaaatttcaccaactaaacaaggcctcaccgttgaatacaaaatacaaaatgcTAACTACTTTTAAAATGATAGAATacaaaatactaaaattttttAGAGTTATATTTAGTTCGatccaaaatacaaaatttatTGCTTTCTCATTATGACCACTTGAggcttttttttatttagtttttttctttttaaagtCAAAATCTAAAACCGAGAATAACTatttttttgccaaaaaaaattacGTAGTGTTTAGTTTTATTATGCAAAATGATAGACCAAAACATAAAACTTTTAGGATGAAAGGGGAACTAATTAAACACCCCCATACTTACATTGTTAATAATTTTAAATAAGATTTGCGAAATTTAAAATGATTTGGACGGACGAGAGTAATAtgtttttgtttgtttggtgtaCCCAACAttcgcatgcttgcatggccgaCACTAGGCACGTCTGGCTTATATATGTCTGTCAACATGCATCTTCTTTCTTAGACCGGAACATTACATGTATAGCTACCATATTAATTTATGCCAAAAACAAACATATGTTTATTCATCAACCTATGCCATTTCATTTTACTACCGCCCAAACATATTTTTTTCCCTACCTTCTTAGTCTGGAGCACTGCAAATAAATCTGCTAGATAGACTTTTTTTATCGTCCACGCCATTCTGTCCAATTTTATCTCTCACGGCATCAAACTGCAATGAGAAGAGTCCAAAATACCCTTGCATCACAACATTGCTATGTTGGTCGCCTTACTACCAGGTAAACGAACATTGATGCCTCTTCCGTTGTGATTTCTGCCTCTTGGTACCAAATCAGAGCGTGGTGGGCATGGAGATTTTTGCTGCCCCTTCCACTGTGATTTCTGTGGATGGACGCAACGCAAGAAGCTCAGGCTCTCCATGGACCAGTCCGCCGTCCTCAAAGAGTACTTCAAGACGCACAACACGCTCAACCAACCCGCCTGGGCCTACGGCCGCGGAAGCACATGCTCAGCGTGCCTAGAGGTGACGCGAGGAGGCaagctccggcaatggcgcctgcACGAGTTCTAGCCTGGCCATTGTGGGTGAGCTCAGCATGTGCGAGGGCGGCAACGAGGAACACAGCCAACATCGAGACGACATGGATCTGCAGAGGGATTGAGGTGAGAGGGGGAGGGGTATTTTGGACATCTTTGCATGCCTATTGGGGCTAGCAAAAAGTGAAAAACCAACGGAAGAAAGGTGGACGGAATGGTACGGAcgaccaaaaaaaaagaacttttTAATGGCTTTTAGAAAATTACGATCTTTTATAATATAATGACATACATGTAAAAGTCTCAAGATCTTGTACATAACTAGCCTAGCCTACTACTACTTCCTCCACCGTACGGTCTTGTACATTTTCATTTCACCATGCATCCTGCATACACGTACTATCTCATCACCAAATTAAAAGTCCAAAACACATAGCCATGCCATTGGTAATAACAAACAGTAAAACAAAGGAAAAAAGCTAGGCAATCTCATACGTAGCAGCCGGCAGCCGCTTACTCCTTTTCCTGTCATGTTGAGCTGAAAACCAGGTTGCTTGCTCATCCTGTCATCCATACCAACAgtttgcttaggccttgtttagttcgaaaaaaattcaagattttccaTTATATTGAACTTtagtcgtatgcatggagcattaaatatagacgaaaataaaaactaattgtacagtttacatgtaatttatgagatgaatcttttgagcctagttactctatgattgaacaatgtttgtcaaataaaaacgaaattactacagtagccaaaaaccaaaatttttgcgaactaaacaatgccttaatTGAACTTAGACTTGGACTGGAGACTGACGACTGCATACCgtttacttaggccttgtttagttcaccccaaatccaaaaagttttcaagattccctgtcacatcgaatcttgcggctcatgcatgaagcattaaatatagacgaaaataaaaactaatcacacagtttaactgtaaatcacgagacgaatcttctgaccctagttagtctatgattgaacaatatttaccacaaacaaacgaaaatgctacagtttcgaaaacttttcagttttcggaactaaacaagggccttaGAATAAGATAGGCATCAGCGCCGACGCCGGCAGGCCGgattatactccctctgtcctgaGAAAGCATGCAATTAATCCTAGTTCTCAATACTAAATTAGACCAGAAGAGAAATGATACATGTGTCTCACACTGCAGCACACACATAGTATACAGttacgttttttttttttttgcgaatagTTGCGTTCTTTCTTTAACACGGCTTTAAGGTTAGAATCGTATGTTTTCACGGAGGgagtattaggccttgtttaggtcacccagaaataaaaaaattttcaagatttctctcacatcaaatcttttgcCATATacctgaagcattaaatatagataaaaataaaaactaattatacagtttgtctataaatcatgaaataaatcttttaaatctagttagtttataattagacaatatttgtcaaataaaaataaaaatgttacagtggtccaaagcaaaaaaaaaattgggaactaaagaaggccttaggccttgtttagttcgcaaaaattttcaagatttcccgtcacatcgaatctttggtcgcatgcatggagtatgaaataaagataaaaataaaaactaatcacacagtttaactgaaatttgtgagatgaatcttttgagcctagttactccgtgattggacaatgtttgtcaaataaaaacgaaagtgctacagtagccaaaaaaaccaaaattttacgaactaaacaaggccttagcctaTTAGGAGCACGAGCACGACGACAGCAGCCATCGTCATTCACTGCGATAGTGTCGGAAAAACATGGCCTAAAATGGTAGATTTCTTCTAGTGTTTTTAACTAAAAAATTTCACTAGAAAGTATTTATTAGAAAAAattatactaaattttaaatGCTAAAATATTAGAAGAAACTTACGTACCTCATTTGAAAATATTTAGTAGAAAAAATTACACTAAATTTTAAATAGTAAAATACTAGGAAAAATCCAGACACCTCTTGAAGAAGTCTAAAATTCTATGGCCGCCCATAGCTATAGGCAGCTAGAGCTAGCTCATGTCATGTCGTCGGCTCCTTTGACTGTTGAAGAGCAGAGGCAGCCGATTATTAGTGCTCACTGGTTACTGAAGGGGACCTCTCCTCGCTGCCTGATCGTCGCTCACACATCTCCTAGCCTCCTTTCCTTTTGTGTGCTTCAGAGAAATTAAAGAGCACGACCGACCCAACTGATGAGAGATCAACTCAAAGTGAATGAACTCATGAACAGAACAGGCAGCACGTACAGTGTCAGTGGGAAAAAAAATGGGTACGAGATTCCCGTACGTGGCACCACGCGACTCCTCATTCAGATGGCAGACTCGGCATAAtaatagggccttgtttagttctgaatttttttgatttcggtactgtagcattttcgtttttatttaacaaatattatctaatcatagattaagtagactcaaaagattcatctcgtaatttacaaacaaattgtgtaattagtttttatttttgtctatatctaatgcttcatgcatgtacttcaagatttgatgtgacggaaaatcttgaaaagttttttgattttcgggtgaactaaacaaggcctaggattaGGGGCTTGCAACTTAAGATCCACCTGTCACGGGTTTATTAGACACCCCGTACGGTGCCGTGTATGGGAATCTCGTActtcctccgtcccaaattgtaagtcgtttgactttttttacctcaagtttgaccactcgtcttattcaaaaaaattgtgcaaatatagtcaaattttaagtcattcttgaagaacttttattaataaaccaatacacaacaaagaAAAGTGATGTTTTGTACAAAACATTGAATAagatgagtggtcaaacttgatattaaaaaagtcaaacgacttacaatttaaaATGGATTGAGTACCTTTTTTTTCCGTCAGTGGGAGCTAGTGTGTGACATgacatgggccttgtttaggtgaacaaaatttacaaaataaacactaaaacacttttatttatatttgataaatattggctaattatagattaactaggctcaaaagattcgtcttacaaattatagataaattatataattaattatttttaatctatatttaatactctatacatgtgccgcaagatttgatatgacgaggaatctgaaaatttttacaaattttctcaaaaactaaacaaggccatggtaTTGCCATGGCTTGCCGGTCCATCCATaacaatgcatgcatgcagcatcCGTATCATATCTACTACAGTATCTTTGAACTGCTAACAGAAAGGCTATTTTAAGCATGATATATATAGATCGATgaggcaagggccttgtttagttccctaaaaattttgcaaaatttttcagattttccgtcacatcaaatctttagatgtatgtataaagtattaaatatagataaaaataaaaactaattgcacagtttggtcgaaattgacgagacgaatcttttgagcctagttagtccatgattgaacaatatttgttaaatacaaacgaaattgctacagtgctcattttgccaaaaaattttggaactaaacaaggcagccCTGGTCGTTGCAGCATGCAGCATTGTTTATCTGGACCATCCAAATATGCTCTAAAATTCGTGGTACTGCACTTCTCTCAACTGTGTTCATACTTCTCTCCACTATTTCACACATCTCGATGCATATTTAACTGTGTAGATAAACAATGTCTTGCATGTCGATTGTCTGAAAAATTGTAGTTAAAAGTATTATTTGCTCATTTGTTATAAAAAAATACTGCTAAATCACGGATAGATAAACTGAAACAAACAGATTTAATATTTGCAGCACGAATCCATTCCATGAAATGCAATGCTTGCAGGTTCATTCAGATCAGATGCAGTGTCATACAGTATACACGCACGCTGGCAGTTGGCTCCACCGCCCACTACGCACTGCTCCCTGTCCCTGGTGACCTGCAGCTGCTGCAGCTtcaggtcgtcgtcgtcgtcgtcgttcagTTGCATTGCATGCAGGCAGCACGGCAGCCAGCCGTTGAGCTTTGAGGACCTGCTGCCCCCTGCCGCCATTGTGGATGCCAGCGGTGCCACGCCAGGTGAACCCACCCACATGTACGACCATTAACAAACGCTTCAGACTTGCTgtaggccggccggccggatccCACTGTTGAGTGAGGCTTTAGCATCTGCGGGCGTAATTGATCAAGAGAATCTAATCTGCCTCCTTCTTCTGCTCTTGTTTAATTTCTGCTGCCATGCCAATGCCATTTGCCATTGCCAACCCTCGCTCCCCTCCAAGAATTTATTGTGAGCACGTTTGTTGTCCTTGTCCATGCTGCTGCTGTAAAAACAACCGAAGAGAGCATAGTTTCAGTCACACAGTTTGGCTGTGATCGATGCATGCGATACGAGTGGAGCTGAGAATGAGATCCGATCCATCCGGGGCGGTGGAGGAGACAGCCTCACGACGCGCCGTGTCCCAGCTGCCGCCCTCACCAGTCACGGAGCAGATCAGAGAGAGACATGTATGATCTGACAGCTAGCGAGCGATGGATGGATGACCGCGAGATCCTGCTGGACTGGAGTCGCTGGGCATTTCGTCTCGCGTTCTTCGTCGTCTGTCTCTTTGTTGTCCGGCAAATACAAAGGAGCCTGGCAAAAAGAGCAGTAGCAGCTGCTGCTGTAAAAAACAAGAGAAAGTGGCACCGaatctgcatctgcatctgCATGCATCCATTTGTCTGAATTCAATAACCTCATCTGCATTTCTGTCAATATTTTCATTGACGCCTAGCTAACAATGCAATATGGTCGATTAACTACTACATATCTGAGATTGCAGAATGTCTCATGCATGTGCAACCAGGGCTGGATTTCAATTCAAACACTGGCAGCATAGCATAACCTGACCAGTGACCAGTGACCAGTGAGCAATGAttgtcaggccttgtttagtttaccccaaaatccaaaaactttttaagatttcccgttacatcgaatcgttgagcattaaatatagataaaaaataattaattgtctagagttggataataattgtcaaatacaagtgaaaatgctacggtgtcaaaataaaaaaaaaatctaaacaaggcctgagtggcAAACTGGCTGCTCGTTATAAACAGTAATTGCTCTCTGCATGCCATGTTGCAGCAGCAGAGCAGTACTgctatagctgctgctgttgaaCTTGCTGTGAAGTGAAGGTGCATGCATAGGGACATGACAAAGGCCGCAATCACTAACAGGCCAGCAAGATATTGCAATGGTGGCACAGGCGGCGTATGCAAGGATTAGTTGATACCACA encodes:
- the LOC8077506 gene encoding transcription factor bHLH148 encodes the protein MPSSSADDEGARGKRKRGSSGACASDGGDHQQGPSFMWRTPRAQQAYSSKLLQALRLVRGGGTGTPSTCSASAPAVRDAAYRALAVAARGRSRWSRTILARSRRCRALQCLRARRPPPPRPRRRQQQGGDSEQRAPGGLAGRAKVLGRLVPGCQSLSLPALLAEVSDYIAALEMQVRAMGQLTQDLASSSSAPTAAPSIAPP